Proteins from one Xenopus tropicalis strain Nigerian chromosome 1, UCB_Xtro_10.0, whole genome shotgun sequence genomic window:
- the MGC108497 gene encoding uncharacterized protein LOC613112 precursor — MPGSAIVGFFFILCLVGSGSSTAELDERSDTCGTILFAVGRDFTARAGVPPRYRLDSYDGRAARLGKLYNVRLIAFSPNGRLYAVRGGQLYVGRMRSCANQDWFRASTRIGKCGWNRFKFIFFHPRGLLYAVTYSGELYRGPPPTNQCQSWRRRATKIGSYGWNYFDALFFDPSGILYGVTNDDRLVKRYPPTGINDRWLSSSTTVGRGGWRVLTHFIAFSPDGYLWAVNKGNGYIYRGRAPQNPCVSYVQNAQWLGWSYNIYRLLAFTRGSIVQKILSFQFFPESGRIVAQSTELLKKEIFDNREGSDQLNRTFTLDQTMEEKSAFRHSTESEYGGDATLTDGIPQVATEGEKISIDRSTHHQWNFTDTNERQITFSLRKSFPIKAGKGLHVVASVQKATVEVPYRAEVITECGSNATIEGTWQGVTYYNLMVDQEEFD; from the exons ATGCCTG GGAGCGCTATCGTAGGATTCTTCTTCATTCTGTGCCTTGTGGGTTCGGGTTCTAGCACGGCAGAATTAGATGAACGCTCCGACACATGTG GAACCATTTTGTTTGCAGTGGGAAGAGATTTCACTGCCAGAGCTGGGGTCCCGCCCAGGTATCGTTTAGACAGCTATGATGGAAGGGCGGCGCGCCTCGGGAAACTGTACAACGTCAGACTTATCGCGTTCAGTCCCAATGGGAGACTGTATGCTGTCCGGGGCGGGCAACTCTACGTGGGCAGAATGAGGTCTTGTGCAAACCAGGACTGGTTTAGAGCTTCCACCCGCATTGGGAAATGTGGCTGGAACAGATTCAAATTTATATTCTTCCACCCCAGGGGCCTCCTCTATGCAGTTACCTACAGTGGGGAGCTATATAGGGGCCCACCGCCAACCAATCAGTGTCAGAGCTGGAGAAGAAGGGCTACCAAAATCGGAAGTTACGGCTGGAACTATTTTGATGCTCTCTTTTTCGACCCAAGCGGCATCCTCTATGGGGTTACCAATGACGACCGTCTTGTCAAGAGGTATCCGCCAACAGGCATAAATGACAGATGGCTTTCCTCCAGTACCACAGTTGGCAGGGGCGGCTGGCGCGTCCTCACCCACTTCATTGCCTTTAGCCCAGACGGATACCTGTGGGCTGTCAATAAAGGAAATGGGTATATTTACAGAGGGAGGGCCCCACAGAACCCATGTGTTAGCTACGTGCAGAACGCCCAATGGTTGGGCTGGAGCTATAATATCTATAGATTACTGGCATTTACCAGAGGGTCCATCGTGCAAAAAATCCTCAGTTTCCAGTTCTTCCCAGAATCGGGACGGATAGTGGCGCAGAGCACGGAACTGCTAAAGAAAGAAATCTTTGACAACCGGGAGGGCAGCGACCAGCTAAACCGCACATTCAC ACTGGATCAAACCATGGAAGAGAAGAGCGCGTTTAGGCACAGCACTGAATCAGAATATGGGGGAGACGCAACGTTGACAGATGGAATCCCGCAAGTTGCGACAGAAGGGGAGAAGATATCCATCGATAGAAGCACCCACCATCAATGGAACTTCACTGACACCAATGAGAGACAG ATCACATTCTCCCTGCGCAAAAGCTTCCCGATAAAAGCCGGAAAAGGATTACACGTTGTCGCCTCTGTTCAAAAAGCCACTGTGGAAGTTCCGTACCGCGCAGAAGTCATCACTGAGTGCGGCTCCAATGCCACCATAGAGGGAACCTGGCAAGGCGTTACCTATTATAATCTGATGGTGGATCAGGAGGAGTTCGACTGA